From one Oncorhynchus clarkii lewisi isolate Uvic-CL-2024 chromosome 6, UVic_Ocla_1.0, whole genome shotgun sequence genomic stretch:
- the LOC139412118 gene encoding shieldin complex subunit 3, translated as MRWQNLMDVLLHYKSIDGSLKILVDKTEKALEDFPCRVLPIFTPWFPPESDKLLPIRPLKSPPIISLEDLENIQTHLQSAEPLLTSHPCAESIQNLALTSLGRSTLHVQACSEIGTSAQHKDTLHSEREVKRSWSVFSQRGLYIHNTQTFSKQFHKVVWRHGLHMRQRAKWVIDKLNFVTGDIEHTWRGLNRAIRNSMLPTCNANIQRDLTQICVFCDVLYCEYVGNYLKEEFQVTGQITLFVHRLGDIFTL; from the coding sequence ATGAGATGGCAAAACCTTATGGATGTCTTGTTGCATTACAAAAGCATTGATGGCAGCTTGAAAATCTTAGTGGACAAAACAGAAAAGGCCTTGGAGGACTTCCCCTGTCGTGTTTTGCCTATATTTACACCATGGTTCCCACCTGAAAGTGACAAATTGCTGCCAATTAGACCCTTAAAGTCACCGCCGATAATTTCTCTGGAAGATTTGGAAAATATCCAAACACATCTGCAGTCTGCTGAGCCATTACTAACATCCCATCCCTGTGCTGAAAGCATTCAGAACTTGGCTCTAACCAGTTTGGGGAGATCCACCTTGCATGTACAGGCATGCTCTGAGATTGGAACATCAGCACAGCATAAAGATACTCTCCATAGTGAGAGGGAAGTGAAAAGATCATGGAGTGTTTTTTCACAGAGAGGTTTATACATTCACAACACTCAAACATTCTCCAAACAATTCCACAAGGTTGTTTGGAGGCACGGACTTCACATGCGCCAGAGAGCAAAATGGGTTATTGACAAACTGAACTTTGTCACTGGAGACATAGAACATACATGGAGAGGACTGAACCGGGCCATCAGGAACTCCATGCTTCCAACTTGCAATGCCAACATTCAGAGGGATCTGACACAAATCTGTGTGTTCTGCGATGTATTATACTGTGAATATGTTGGAAATTATTTAAAGGAAGAATTTCAAGTCACTGGACAGATCACTTTATTTGTTCATAGACTTGGAGACATTTTCACTTTATAG